The following proteins are co-located in the Macrobrachium rosenbergii isolate ZJJX-2024 chromosome 26, ASM4041242v1, whole genome shotgun sequence genome:
- the LOC136853075 gene encoding uncharacterized protein, with translation MGLAPMQDPTMTTSQDNTPLSVLNRAKTPMGKAGDVYSEGKPRDAQANSPPSPFVSVKVPSPRRALADPGESKRESLRGGEAAGGGAEGDFECHSNGSIDLSPVGGGRKISSPRRRGSPGPLHVGGSSPAHRSSPSLRSPAQTPPVNRSPIQSPMHTPEDEDRPISPAAAHTRNKAPLAFSIDRIMEATPRRAKVTEVTKEASPPPTAPLRPLVTLRPVTKLPSRLFDHHPDHHHNDQRLAGLRALYDHHRTKELLHDPRARDLLSHYPLLYHYYQAGSILHSTSSMDGPRQPTPTVSHPAAPTTAHPTPTSPTAAHFQPTSPSAAHLSPAPAHRLTPHALSAFTRLDLLKARTQSSLSSNASSLHYTSATTKLGTAYDLSMTGASRVPSSTSSCTTTPSSLRVPEVPRESHSQGVHPSVSSPTSSMAPSGTQNPSSRLQAEGMVLGAASLALSPRSHQLSDIKTESSSSSQSQSLQQQASASSLGGGSGGGGGGGGGGEGGGVDGGGAAGEIITSSVTSGQAVSSSLAESDASRTGMTSPSSKKVTAGGGAGSVGGKPQKTFTCPECGKIFNAHYNLTRHMPVHTGARPFVCKVCGKGFRQASTLCRHKIIHTSEKPHKCQTCGKAFNRSSTLNTHVRIHQGYKPFVCEFCGKGFHQKGNYKNHKLTHSGEKAYKCHVCNKAFHQIYNLTFHMHTHNDKKPFQCSICGKGFCRNFDLKKHMRKLHDNTSYTSSPSASPGAADVGGVTSASQTLPRQFSVLPSLIGGATPNPSAMATLGSLSHPPPAMPPPIPAHFMNPFLIAPPALPVSSAAPFLHKIPSLLG, from the exons ATGGGCCTGGCACCCATGCAAGACCCAACAATGACGACTTCGCAGGACAACACGCCCCTCTCTGTCCTCAACCGGGCGAAGACTCCAATGGGTAAGGCCGGAGATGTATACTCCGAAGGGAAGCCGAGGGACGCGCAGGCCAACAGCCCCCCGAGCCCCTTTGTTTCCGTCAAAGTCCCCAGCCCTCGGAGGGCACTGGCTGACCCTGGTGAATCTAAAAGGGAGTCCTTGAGGGGAGGAGAAGCAGCAGGAGGCGGGGCAGAGGGAGACTTCGAATGCCACTCCAACGGGTCCATCGACCTGAGTCCCGTCGGAGGCGGAAGGAAAATCTCCAGTCCTAGAAGAAGGGGGTCCCCGGGCCCTTTGCACGTCGGAGGTAGCAGCCCTGCCCACAGGTCCTCGCCGTCTCTTCGGAGCCCAGCTCAGACGCCCCCGGTGAATCGTTCCCCCATCCAAAGTCCGATGCACACGCCGGAGGATGAAGACCGCCCCATAAGCCCGGCGGCTGCCCACACCAGGAACAAGGCGCCCCTGGCATTCTCCATCGACCGCATCATGGAGGCTACGCCCAGAAGAGCCAAAGTGAcagag GTGACGAAGGAAGCCTCCCCGCCCCCGACGGCGCCCCTACGCCCTTTGGTAACGCTGCGCCCCGTCACGAAGTTGCCCTCGAGGCTTTTTGACCACCACCCCGACCACCACCACAACGACCAACGACTCGCAGGGCTGAGGGCCCTGTACGACCACCACAGGACCAAAGAACTCCTACACGACCCCAGAGCCAGGGATCTTCTCTCGCACTATCCTctgctttatcattattatcag GCCGGTAGCATCTTGCACTCGACGAGTTCAATGGACGGACCCCGACAACCCACGCCCACCGTCTCGCACCCGGCGGCGCCTACGACCGCCCACCCGACGCCCACGTCGCCCACCGCGGCTCACTTCCAACCCACTTCGCCTAGCGCCGCCCACCTGAGCCCCGCCCCCGCCCATCGGCTGACGCCCCACGCCCTGTCGGCCTTCACCAGGTTGGACCTCCTGAAGGCGCGGACGCAGTCAAGCCTCTCCAGCAACGCGTCTTCGCTGCATTACACTTCC GCCACAACGAAACTAGGCACCGCCTACGACCTCTCCATGACTGGCGCCAGCCGAGTGCCGTCTTCGACCTCGTCATGCACCACGACCCCCTCCTCCCTGCGAGTCCCGGAGGTCCCTAGGGAGTCCCACTCCCAAGGGGTGCACCCGTCGGTGTCCTCGCCGACTTCCTCCATGGCTCCTTCGGGGACGCAGAATCCTTCGTCGAGGCTACAGGCGGAGGGAATGGTCCTCGGGGCGGCTAGTCTCGCCCTATCACCAAGGTCACATCAGCTCAGTGATA TCAAAACAGAGTCGTCTTCGTCGAGCCAGTCCCAGTCGCTACAGCAGCAGGCATCAGCGTCCAGTCTTGGAGGAggaagtggtggtggtggaggaggaggaggaggaggggaggggggaggagtcgACGGAGGAGGCGCGGCAGGAGAGATAATAACCTCGAGCGTGACCTCTGGACAGGCGGTATCCTCGAGCCTCGCGGAGTCCGACGCCAGCAGGACTGGCATGACCTCACCTTCGAGTAAGAAGGTCACCGCCGGAGGTGGGGCTGGGAGCGTCGGGGGCAAGCCCCAGAAGACGTTCACGTGCCCGGAGTGCGGGAAGATCTTCAATGCCCACTACAATCTCACGCGACACATGCCCGTTCATACGGGCGCCAGACCTTTTGTATGTAAG GTCTGCGGCAAAGGCTTCCGCCAGGCTTCAACGCTGTGTCGTCACAAAATCATCCACACTTCGGAGAAACCCCACAAGTGCCAGACATGCGGGAAGGCGTTCAACAG GTCTTCGACCCTCAACACCCACGTCAGAATTCACCAGGGCTACAAGCCCTTCGTCTGCGAGTTCTGCGGGAAGGGCTTCCACCAGAAGGGCAACTACAAGAACCACAAGCTCACGCACTCCGGCGAGAAGGCCTACAAGTGCCACGTGTGCAACAAGGCCTTCCACCAGATCTACAACCTGACCTTCCACATGCACACCCACAACGACAAGAAGCCCTTCCAGTGCTCCATCTGCGGCAAGGGCTTCTGCAGGAACTTCGACCTCAAGAAGCACATGAGGAAGCTGCACGACAACACCTCCTACACGTCCTCTCCTTCGGCCTCCCCAGGGGCCGCCGACGTCGGGGGCGTCACCTCGGCCTCCCAGACACTCCCCCGGCAGTTTTCGGTGTTGCCGTCCCTCATAGGGGGCGCGACGCCCAACCCGTCGGCGATGGCCACCCTGGGATCGCTCTCGCACCCTCCGCCGGCCATGCCGCCGCCCATACCCGCCCACTTCATGAACCCTTTCTTGATAGCGCCCCCAGCGTTGCCCGTGTCCTCGGCAGCACCTTTCCTCCACAAGATTCCTTCTCTGCTGGGCTGA